ctaTGGGTAATATTCAAACATTTTATAAGGTTGTAAGAGATCAATTTAGAGGCCATGCCGAAgccgaagaagaagaagaagaactacTCCATGGAACGGCAGCGCAAGCAGCGGAAGAGCAAGCAGCGGAAGCGGCAGCGGCGGCAGCGCCGGCAGCGCAAGCGGCGGCAACGGTGACAGCACAAGCGACGGCAGCGCCGGCAGGGGAAGCAGCGGCAGCGCAAGCAGCGGAAGCGGAGGCAGCGCAAGCACCGCAAGCAGCAGTACCGCAAGCATTTGAAATAGAAAGTGCAACACCTGTGGAAACCCCCCACCGTGTTGATGTTCCACCCGAAAATGATTCACAACCTACACCAGCACAACGTTCAGCAGCTCTTTGCATCTATCTATGACAAGAAttctttagaaattttgttGCTGGATATACATTGATAGTTTTCAATTTTATGACTGATGTTAAATTTGAAAGTTTGATTAAGCCAGCTttcactaatatatatatatatgtattggGACAATACTTGTCCCAATAAATGGATTCATTCTTTATAGGCTTAGATTTATGGAAAGGGAAAGAA
The Vigna angularis cultivar LongXiaoDou No.4 chromosome 5, ASM1680809v1, whole genome shotgun sequence genome window above contains:
- the LOC108339412 gene encoding uncharacterized protein LOC108339412; the encoded protein is MEVKTEKKLENRGATSADATKNIAAAGSATQHCTVLLHVLQPPKCDKEHFQVLPLEDKAHSHDGFATTRGNMVLPHTVLMEQLKKEEQLALAEMQRAAERCAGVGCESFSGGTSTRWGVSTGVALSISNACGTAACGACAASASAACAAAASPAGAAVACAVTVAAACAAGAAAAAASAACSSAACAAVPWSSSSSSSSASAWPLN